CGTGATCCCGAACGCCGCGTTCACCAGGTTGAGCCAGAAGGTCTCCGTGCCGGGCATGTCGCGCCTCCCGATGAACCCATTCCGGGACCGCCGGACACAAAGTCTCGCTCGTAGGTAGGGCAATCGCCGTGCCGCGAGCGTCGGCGCGGGTGCGGAGACGGAAAAGCAAGTCATGGCGACGAGTTCCCCGCTCCGAGAACCGGGGAGGGACGAATCGCCGCGACCGGAGTGCCGGGTTTTCCTACACGCGCGTCCGCCTTCCCCACACGTGGGGAGTCTTCAGGGTCAGCCCGGGGCTACCCCCGGTCGAACTCCGGCACCTCGTCGGGGATCGGGAAGACGATCTCCGCGACGCCGGCGAACGCGCCGTCCCGGTACCACGGGACCTGGTGGACGATCTTCCGCCGGCCGTCCTTGCGGATCGTGTAGTGGTTGGGCGTCCGGTCCTCGTAGAGGCGGGCCGTCTTCGAGCGCGCCGGCTCCGGGTGGCAATCGAGAACGCTCTTCCCGACCAGCGCGCCGCCGCCGTCCTTCGCGAACGTCTCCCGCGACCGCGCGTTCATGGTGAGGATCGTCCCGTCCGCGTCGGTCACGGTGATCGCCGCCGGGAACTCCTCGAGCCAGAATCCAGGTTCGTTCATCGCGTCACGCTCCCCGCTCATCGGGCCGCGGCGTCCACCGCCTCCCTGAGCCGTGCGAGCCGCCGCTCCCGGTCGCGCGCGAAGCGCTCGATCCCCTCGAGGATGTGCCGGGGCGACAGCTCTGCTTCGTCGACGATCTCCTCCACCGTTCCTCCGGTCCGCCAGCGCCCGTCCCGATCCGACGAGAGCGAGTACTCCGCGGCAATCGGGTGCGCGATCCAGTCGGACATCAGGCGCAGCGCGCGATTGGTGATGCACATG
The genomic region above belongs to Terriglobia bacterium and contains:
- a CDS encoding PAS domain-containing protein, with the translated sequence MNEPGFWLEEFPAAITVTDADGTILTMNARSRETFAKDGGGALVGKSVLDCHPEPARSKTARLYEDRTPNHYTIRKDGRRKIVHQVPWYRDGAFAGVAEIVFPIPDEVPEFDRG